TCGAGGATACGGAACTGCACATCGTGGATGTGGAACGGATGCGCCATCATCGAGGCATTCTCGACCTGCCAGATTTCGGTGGTATTGACCCGTACTGTCTCGTCGATACGCTGCATATCCATCGATTTGCCGTTGATGGTGAAACCACCTCCACGCATCATGCGCATTCCCATGCCCATATCGAGAACAAAACGGCGCGTGCGAACGGCATTGCCCGGATCGACCTGAGGCAAAGTAGCGAGCTGGCGAGGCATAGCGATCGCCCGCCTGCGGCTCGCGGTCGGCTGGATATCCAGCACGATAAAGCGACGCCTTTCATCCATCATGCCGCCCATCATCCCATCGCGACGCTCCTCTTCGCCCATCATACCGCCACGGCCGCCTCGGTCGCCCATCATCCAATTGTCCGTCGGCCGGTCGGAATCGCCCACGGGTCCGGACCCTCTCATTCCCCGGCCCATATTTCCCATACCCATGATTTCGAGCCCGTCCGCAAGCAGCGAAACCGGCCTTCCATCGCTGACATCGACGATTACCTGCGCGCGTTCGCCGGGAGCGAGAACAACATTGTCGGTTGGCAGCGGCGCAGTGAGCAAACCGCCGTCGGTTCCGATCTGATGGAAGCTGCGGCCATCGTCGAACCCGAAACGGTAAAAGCGTGCGTTCGAGCCATTGACCAGACGCAGCCGAAGGCGATCAGACTTTGCTTCAAAGACGGGTTCGACGATGCCATTGACCAGCATCGTATCACCCATCATCCCCATCATGACATTGTGCATACGTGTGGAGTAAATGAGGCTTCCATCGCTCGCGAAAGCGCGGTCCTGAACGACCAGCGGTATATCATCGATGCCATAGTCGTTTGGAAGGTCGAGCGCCTCGCTCGCGCTGTCGCGGACGTAGATCATTCCGGCCAGACCCTGATAGACCTGTGGCCCAGAGCGACGGTGCGCATGCGAATGATACCAGAACATCGATGCGCGCTGGCGGACATCGAAACGCGCGGTCCAGCTGCCTCCTGGCTCGATCGGTTGATGCGGTCCGCCATCGGCGCGCGCAGGCAGATGAAAGCCGTGCCAGTGGACGGTCGCCGTTTCGGATAGATCGCTCGTGACATTCATCCGCACCGTATCGCCCGCGTTCAGTTCAAGCGTGGGGCCGAGATAGGGCTGGTTGATGCCGATGGTTGGCGTTTCGATCCCGTCAAAAAATTGCGAGACGCCGTGGCGCAGATTGAGATCGAAAACCCTCTCGCCGCCTTCTCGTTCGCCTGAATAAAGAGGAGGAATGAGAAGTTGCGAGCGTGCCGTTCCCGAAGCAAGCGTTGCTTTCTTGCCTATCAATAGGTCGCGCCCGGCATATGCGGCTATCCCCAATGCACCTGCGCCAAGCATCGCACCGCCAAGAATGGAACGTCTGTCGATCATATCGCTTTCCTGCGACCGGAGCGCCGCTAGCCGGATTCGGCTTGCGGCGTCCGCACTTGCAGGCCTTTCGTTCTGTTGCGCCAATAACCCAGCGTGATCAGGGCGAGTGTGAGGATTTGCGCTGCCACCGGCTCGAGTGCTGGTGCAATGCCCAGAATCGGAACGCGGGGCAGGTCCGGAAGCGGGGTGATGCCCAGCAGACCGGCTTCCTGGAGGCCCGAAATGCCCTTCCCGGCC
This genomic window from Qipengyuania sp. HL-TH1 contains:
- a CDS encoding multicopper oxidase family protein; amino-acid sequence: MIDRRSILGGAMLGAGALGIAAYAGRDLLIGKKATLASGTARSQLLIPPLYSGEREGGERVFDLNLRHGVSQFFDGIETPTIGINQPYLGPTLELNAGDTVRMNVTSDLSETATVHWHGFHLPARADGGPHQPIEPGGSWTARFDVRQRASMFWYHSHAHRRSGPQVYQGLAGMIYVRDSASEALDLPNDYGIDDIPLVVQDRAFASDGSLIYSTRMHNVMMGMMGDTMLVNGIVEPVFEAKSDRLRLRLVNGSNARFYRFGFDDGRSFHQIGTDGGLLTAPLPTDNVVLAPGERAQVIVDVSDGRPVSLLADGLEIMGMGNMGRGMRGSGPVGDSDRPTDNWMMGDRGGRGGMMGEEERRDGMMGGMMDERRRFIVLDIQPTASRRRAIAMPRQLATLPQVDPGNAVRTRRFVLDMGMGMRMMRGGGFTINGKSMDMQRIDETVRVNTTEIWQVENASMMAHPFHIHDVQFRILDRNGRAPDATEQGLKDTVVVYPGEAVRLLLRFEDYTDPDLPYMYHCHILEHEDAGMMGQFTVTA